ACCAAAGCCTAACACCCCTGCATCTACAAGAACAAAAGTCCCCATCTGCAGCGGCTTATACACTCGGGCTGTTACAGTTTGTCCCATCCAGGATTCAGGCGCAGGAAGAGCTAGTGGAGCAAGCTCCTGTTCTCCAGCTAATTTAGCACGAAGACGTCCCTGTTTGTCATGCTCCATAATCGCATATACATAGTCGCCAATCTGAGGACGTAGCTCTGGAAGCTCTGGAAGCTCACGGATTGGCAGCAGCAGCTGCCGTCCAAGGCCCATCTCCAAGAAGCAGCCCAACCGCGGGTGAATATCAGCCACTTCCAATAACGCCATTTCGCCCAGCGTTAGAAACGGTTTCTTCATCGTTGCCGCTAGACGATCCTCGGTATCAAAGAAGATGAATACTTCAACTTTATCGCCAGTCTTAACCTTCTCGGTAAGCTCTGTATAATGCAGCATAACATCCTGATCACCGGCATTCAGGAAAAATCCGTACGGGGATACCTCTCTTACTACATTAAGTGTAACT
This window of the Paenibacillus sp. FSL R10-2734 genome carries:
- a CDS encoding S1-like domain-containing RNA-binding protein, which encodes MSLIAGTTVTLNVVREVSPYGFFLNAGDQDVMLHYTELTEKVKTGDKVEVFIFFDTEDRLAATMKKPFLTLGEMALLEVADIHPRLGCFLEMGLGRQLLLPIRELPELPELRPQIGDYVYAIMEHDKQGRLRAKLAGEQELAPLALPAPESWMGQTVTARVYKPLQMGTFVLVDAGVLGFGIIGMVHSSERSRLLRLGEQFEARVSHIREDGRVNLSMGLRKEVGMDVDSASILEFLHARPGGGMPYSDATPPDIIKQRFGISKSAFKRALGKLMKEGHITQKENWTYLVPKEEEGSTEGNEGTTE